From Bordetella flabilis, the proteins below share one genomic window:
- a CDS encoding cytochrome c1 gives MTMIKKLMGAVTLMVACAAAVAAEGGYPLEKAPDRTNDVAALQNGAKLFVNYCLNCHAAASVRYNTLEQIGLTDEQIKKNLLFTGEKVGDLMTVAMSPKDAKKWFGTTPPDLSVIARAKSQTAGAPGMDYIYTYLRSFYRDTSRPTGWNNLVFPNVGMPHALWERQGPRELTTVAIHAVEGKGEEAGWERVTTVYDAQGYATVKKDNVAGYHGGESFTATFKPANASQSAQYDNDVADLSAFLAWMAEPVAQFRKEVGVWVLLFLGLFLVVAMRLNASYWKHVR, from the coding sequence ATGACCATGATCAAGAAGCTGATGGGTGCCGTGACGTTGATGGTCGCGTGCGCCGCCGCCGTGGCCGCAGAAGGCGGATACCCTCTGGAAAAAGCGCCGGACCGCACCAATGACGTCGCCGCCCTGCAGAACGGCGCCAAGTTGTTCGTCAACTACTGCCTGAACTGCCACGCGGCGGCCTCGGTGCGCTACAACACGCTCGAGCAGATCGGGCTGACGGACGAGCAGATCAAGAAGAACCTGCTCTTCACCGGCGAAAAGGTGGGCGACCTGATGACTGTCGCCATGTCCCCCAAGGACGCCAAGAAGTGGTTCGGCACCACGCCGCCCGACCTGTCCGTCATCGCGCGCGCCAAGTCGCAGACGGCAGGCGCGCCTGGAATGGACTACATTTACACCTACCTGCGTTCGTTCTACCGCGACACCAGCCGGCCCACGGGATGGAACAACCTGGTATTTCCCAATGTCGGCATGCCGCACGCCCTTTGGGAACGCCAGGGCCCGCGCGAATTGACCACCGTGGCCATCCACGCCGTCGAAGGCAAGGGCGAGGAAGCCGGATGGGAGCGCGTCACCACCGTCTACGATGCCCAGGGCTACGCCACGGTCAAGAAAGACAACGTGGCGGGCTATCATGGCGGCGAAAGCTTCACAGCCACCTTCAAGCCTGCGAATGCCTCGCAATCGGCCCAGTACGACAACGATGTCGCGGACCTGAGCGCCTTCCTGGCCTGGATGGCCGAGCCGGTGGCCCAGTTCCGCAAGGAAGTCGGCGTCTGGGTGCTGCTCTTCCTGGGTCTGTTCCTGGTCGTCGCGATGCGGCTGAACGCTTCCTACTGGAAACACGTGAGGTAA